In Hominilimicola fabiformis, a genomic segment contains:
- a CDS encoding glycoside hydrolase family 43 protein — MKREDINIRDPFILPYEGKYYLYGSRGSEVWEDNATGLDVYVSDDLENWSEPKEIFTRTADFWADRHYWAPEVYAYNGAFYMFASFKSADRCRGTMVLKADKPDGKFTVHSEGTITPPDWESLDGTLYISKSGKPYMIFCHEWVQVNDGEMCAIEMSADLKRAVGEPILLFKASEASWIAEAQKNKGIYVTDGPFPYRCDDGTLLLLWSSMGEEGYTEAIAVSDNGDIDGNWVQRDELLFKKDGGHGMIFKTFDDKLLLLLHSPNKHPLERPAYFELEDKNGMLYVK; from the coding sequence ATATAAACATACGTGATCCATTCATATTGCCGTATGAGGGCAAATATTACCTATACGGCTCACGCGGAAGTGAAGTGTGGGAGGACAACGCGACAGGGCTTGACGTATACGTCAGTGACGACCTTGAAAATTGGTCTGAACCAAAAGAGATATTTACGCGAACGGCAGATTTTTGGGCGGACAGACATTATTGGGCGCCCGAAGTCTATGCGTACAACGGCGCATTCTATATGTTTGCGTCATTCAAATCGGCGGACAGATGTCGCGGAACTATGGTGTTAAAGGCAGACAAGCCGGACGGCAAATTTACGGTACACAGTGAGGGTACAATTACACCGCCGGATTGGGAATCGCTTGACGGCACGTTATACATAAGCAAAAGCGGTAAGCCGTATATGATTTTCTGCCATGAATGGGTACAGGTAAATGACGGTGAAATGTGTGCGATTGAAATGAGTGCAGATTTAAAAAGAGCAGTCGGTGAACCGATTTTGTTGTTTAAAGCGAGTGAGGCGAGCTGGATTGCCGAGGCACAGAAAAACAAAGGTATATACGTTACGGACGGTCCGTTTCCGTACAGATGTGATGACGGTACGTTACTTTTGCTATGGTCAAGTATGGGCGAAGAAGGATATACAGAGGCTATTGCAGTGTCGGATAACGGCGACATAGACGGTAATTGGGTACAACGTGACGAACTGCTGTTTAAAAAAGACGGCGGACACGGTATGATTTTCAAAACGTTTGATGACAAATTATTGTTATTATTACATTCGCCGAACAAGCATCCGCTTGAACGTCCTGCGTATTTTGAACTTGAGGATAAAAACGGAATGTTGTATGTGAAATAG